The Schistocerca piceifrons isolate TAMUIC-IGC-003096 chromosome 5, iqSchPice1.1, whole genome shotgun sequence DNA segment CAGATATATGAGGGTATGTCATTCTCGAAAACATGCAATTACACTAAATGCAACACTTTTCCTAAAACTAAATAATCATATAAAAACTTGCAAATTTGCTAACATtcaacctgtctcttcgaaaaatttTGTTGTTAAGCATGATGATAAAAACTAAACAAGATTTAGATAAAGGTACTGCAGTGCCAACATAGTACTgcattggaaaaaaaaattacagaatggaacaattaatcaagaaataaatatttaatactgtttattAGAAACATGTTTTTCAAAAAGAAATTTACAATCAGTGGCCAGGAATGTAGTACTAAATGCACACTCAGTTAATAGTCAAGTGCAATATCTTTACAAGATCATGTGCATTGATTTgcataaaattaataaaacatcAAGTACTGCAACAGTTATGAAATTCTCTCAATGTCTAAATTTCATCTCCAGACTATAGGTCCACAATATGGAATATAGatctttcaaaaaaatatttacaaagtttTAACAGATATATAACAATGTTATCCATTCACACAACTGTTTTCTGCACATAAAACTTAGCTGTCATAAATTAAACATGAAAGAATTCAGTTTGTACGAAGTTGGTAATCACCATTCTGAGTTATATACCTAACCCAAGGGAGCGCTTGGTAACCACTCTTTTCAATTATCTTAAGATAACGTACTTGTATTCCAGAAGTTGTGAAATATGGAATTTCAAATTTGACTTGAATAGGAGGCTTTCCTTCAACATCTTCGCCTTCAACACTTGGAAGACCAAAATGTGCACGCATGAGATACTCTTTACCACCAGGAAATGATTTGACAGTCCAGGTGATGGCATTCTGCTCTGGAGCATACTTCACACTCCCTATCGTTGTCTTGAATTTTGGTGAATCTGCATCAGCAGGCACAGGAATAACAATTTCAACATTATTTGCAGTGGATCTCCTTTTGAACTGTGACTTTGCTTTAATCATATATTCTACCCGACTGTGTGCATGCCTTTCAATAACAGATTCAATCCAAATTAATGGCTTCACGTGTGTATTTAAACGATAAGACATCAATTCAAATTCTCCATCTGGAGGAATGAAAGATATTGTACGATCATTCTCAAACCTGGATAAACGAACACACTGGTGAAATTTGACATCTTCCAGCTCTACTGACTTCGATTTACCTCTACCTGTGCTCTCAAAAAGAACTTTATCATTCAATCCAAGTCTCAACTCTGGCATCCCAGATAAGTACACCCTCATTTTTATTGCCCCCACTATTTCACTGCGGAGGACGTTTCCATTAGCATTTGCCAACAAATTAACAGATTCAATGACATCCAAAAATACTTCGTTCTTCCTGTACTTTATACCCTCAGATCTCCATGACACTGCGTTTGTGACAGCCATAGGAATCCTAGGTTGAATTTCAAGTTTATGGCCTTCTTGTGTtatgtattcttgaagaattttACTATCCGTAGTTTGTGGATAGCCAAAATCTATTAGCTCATCCAGCAACTCGTATATTACAACAAAAT contains these protein-coding regions:
- the LOC124798028 gene encoding AP-1 complex subunit mu-1; the protein is MSSSSVYILDVKGKVLISRNYRGDIDLGVIEKFMPLLMEKEEEGMLTPILQTTECTFAYIKYNNLYIVSTTKKNANIALVFVFLHKIVQVMIEYFKELEEESIRDNFVVIYELLDELIDFGYPQTTDSKILQEYITQEGHKLEIQPRIPMAVTNAVSWRSEGIKYRKNEVFLDVIESVNLLANANGNVLRSEIVGAIKMRVYLSGMPELRLGLNDKVLFESTGRGKSKSVELEDVKFHQCVRLSRFENDRTISFIPPDGEFELMSYRLNTHVKPLIWIESVIERHAHSRVEYMIKAKSQFKRRSTANNVEIVIPVPADADSPKFKTTIGSVKYAPEQNAITWTVKSFPGGKEYLMRAHFGLPSVEGEDVEGKPPIQVKFEIPYFTTSGIQVRYLKIIEKSGYQALPWVRYITQNGDYQLRTN